The Sphingobium cloacae DNA window GGCCCCTCCTTTCCTCTTTTCGGTCGGTCTGAGACTTGGAGACAGATTCAGCCTGCGCTCGCCTCAACGCGAACGGCTCGGAGATCATCGGTTAGTCGTCGCTTCGATTCGCGCGGCGTTCAGCATAGGCGACGACGAACTTCTCCCAGATCCGCAGCCACTCTGAATCGGTGCGCGGCCGGCTAAAATCGGGGCATCCCTTGCGGAATGCAGCCGCCATGTCATCCACTGACCACGGATGGCCCTTGGTCAGCGCGATCTGGCGGAAGACGGCCTCACGCGTGCCGTATGAGAGAGACCCGGCGGGGAACGGAAGAGTCGGCGCATCGTCCTTCGCGGGCGCGGACTTCGCTGCATGGGCCGGTTTGACCGATGATCTCGGTGCCGTTTTCGGAGCCTCGCCCCCGACGAGTCGAAGGTGCGGCCCCACGAGCTTGCGCTCCAGCGGTGCCGGTGACGGATGAAGAATGACCTTCCGCCCGGAGAGATCGACATTTGCGTTGGGATAGACCGCCGACACGATCTGCATGGTTTCGCGGACGGTCTGTCGGAAGCGCTTGCTGTCGGCCTCGTTGCCAAGGTGCTTGGCGAGCTGGTCCCATGAGATAACCTGGCCCTTGTCGGATCCAATCCGCGGGAGCCGGTAGGCAAGGTAAGTGTAGAGATCGAGCGCCGTTGGCGTACCCTTGAGCTCGCGGATGGCGATCTCATTGAGTGGCACGGCATGGTCGATGAGGTGCGAGTAGAACGCCTCGGACATACGGATTTCGCGCGCGAATGAGCCGTTCTTGTCGAGCGAACCGGCATATTCGTTGGAAATCTTGACGTCCCGGACAGCGAAGGCGTTGTCTTCCGTGTCGGTGCCGTCCCAGCGGATCTGCCACTCGCACGCCAGCAGCCGATCCACCTGCTCTCGCATCAGGTTCGCCGTCCCGCGTGGTCCATAAGACACGGTCTGGTAGCCAAGGCGGCGCATCCACTCGGTGAAATTGCGGCCAAGATAAACGTCCCGCGATTGCTTCATGACCGCCTGAGAGAGGAGGTAGATCAGGGCAACGCGTGGATAGGCGCCATAAGGCACACCAAGGCTTCGCATGACGGACTTGCCGTCGACATTCTGAAGCACTGGCCTGGGATTGATGGCCAGCGCATATTTGCCGTCCTCACGGACGATGGGCTGAGTGTCGTCCTTGGGCCGCTTGGTTGGCAGCGACATCGCACAAAGCGCGGAGTGGAGGAAGGCAGGAACCGGTTCTTCGTCCTGGACGCGCAGGAATGCGTCCAAGGTGAGCTGGGTGCCGGCGGTGGTGGCGAGCTTGCGGACGCTCTCCTCGCCGCCGTTGAGCATGGCTAGTGCGTACTGATGCCCCAGCGGCCTATGCTGATCCCCATTCATGGTCTGCCCTTCCCCCCGAATCTACCGGGGGCTGTGATGGGCATGTCTCAACAGGTTTGAGGCGTGAAATCAACCCCGTTGGCAGTTTGGGAGGGGAAAAGGCCGCGAGAGTTGCAGAAACACCGATGATGTCGGTGCCGTTCTGCGCCCTCCCCCTGCCCTCCTTCACCCAAAATCGAAAAATCAAAACGATTCGCGAATCGGTTTTTTATAGGGTGATTCTAGTAATAGGTATGGGCTCTGAGATCATCGGTCGA harbors:
- a CDS encoding replication protein RepA, giving the protein MNGDQHRPLGHQYALAMLNGGEESVRKLATTAGTQLTLDAFLRVQDEEPVPAFLHSALCAMSLPTKRPKDDTQPIVREDGKYALAINPRPVLQNVDGKSVMRSLGVPYGAYPRVALIYLLSQAVMKQSRDVYLGRNFTEWMRRLGYQTVSYGPRGTANLMREQVDRLLACEWQIRWDGTDTEDNAFAVRDVKISNEYAGSLDKNGSFAREIRMSEAFYSHLIDHAVPLNEIAIRELKGTPTALDLYTYLAYRLPRIGSDKGQVISWDQLAKHLGNEADSKRFRQTVRETMQIVSAVYPNANVDLSGRKVILHPSPAPLERKLVGPHLRLVGGEAPKTAPRSSVKPAHAAKSAPAKDDAPTLPFPAGSLSYGTREAVFRQIALTKGHPWSVDDMAAAFRKGCPDFSRPRTDSEWLRIWEKFVVAYAERRANRSDD